The DNA segment ATTTGAGTATCTAACCTTTTTAGCTGAGTTTTTATTATGCATAAATTTTGATTTAATCTATTATTTATAATTGTTTTCTTAGTTCTTTACTTAGCTTTCTAGTGTGTAGATGTACAAGAGACATCTCAAGTTTTTTTATATTTACTAGAATATCATCAAATACATTTATCACCTATTTTAAATTCAATCTCGTTGCTTACAATATCAACAGTTAAAAAACATTGCTTAATGCCTAAGACATGGTTATATTTTTTTAATTACCTTAATGCTCAAGGTTTCTATAGAGTTAAATAATCTTTTTACATCAGTAAACTTTGATACTGCTCTAAAATAATATACTTTTCTACCAGAAAGTAATTCAATAAAAAGATTAATAGCATTATTTAGAATCATCTAAGTCAAAAAGATTATATTGACCAACACTATTATAAATCTTTGTTTTAAAACCCACATTTCTATCTATACCATACTTTAGCCTAGCATACTCACATACTAATGCTTTCAAAAACTTATATTTTACTCTATAGCCATATTTTGGTGATTGGTTATTGGTTTATAATTTTTTTTAAGTTTTTGTTTGACTGTGTATCTATAGGATGTAATTTAAAAACATAAAAGATTTCTTTACTTGTCGGATGTGACTTAGACAAAATCTAATAAGCTATTTTATTATTTCGTTGATCACTATGATTTGTGATATTGAGCTTTTTTCCAAGTATAAATTCTGATAAGATTCCTCAATTACTGACAAAAATCATTCTTACATTTCTTCTTGCTTACTGTGTTTAATTGAGTCAAAAAATAATCTTACTAACAAAAAGTAAATATAAAGAAAAATATATCACAGTGACAGTAGGAACTACATTACCATGACTTAGGTAATATCCTAAAGTAATTACAACTACTGTAACGTGACCTGCTGACAATATTACCGAAAATATAGTTGCTTTAATATCTATACTATAGATAGATAATATAAGCTCACTCATATATGAATTGTTATGTTAATTTCTTTATATTGAGCTTTGCTAACATCCTAACAATTTATTTGATCATTTCAATTTAATTTTAACAAATGCGCTAAGTCCAAGCTCACATAAAAGTTTAATAATGTTAACTTTATCTAGTATTTTTTTGAGCCAGATAAAGCTTCTAGTAATTTTTAGTTAAAGATTGTCTTTTTTTGTTTCAGTGTTTGTTATTTTTGGCAAATACATATGTAATTCTACCATTTATCATTACCATTAATTTTGTAACCACTAGGACAAGCATAAGCTTTTACACTTAATGGTCAAATTAAGTTGCTTAAATCTTTATCTGAACCATTAGTTCACTGCAATACTCTTATATGCACATACCTTATAGCACTTATGAATATCTCTACTTTTACCATAATATTCTGGATTATTAACCATTGCATATCAGTTTTAAGTACGTAATATACAACTCTAATCAATTTTCTAAACTTTTATAAGTCGTTTGTATAAACCTTTTTGAGCTTGTAAAAGATAATATAATTGACCAATTAGATTCATGAATACAACATTCTATTTGTTCTTGATGTAATTTAACTTCGAAAGCTACATTTTAAATTACATCAGCCATTAATTACAAATTTTTGTTCTAGAACCTAATTAAATTTAAGGTTTAAATAAGAATTCATATATATACTTACTACCCCAATTGCATTCACTTTTACCTTTCTCAGTAAAACCATAATTTGTTAGAACTTTCATAGAAGCTGGATTTGTTGCAGTTGCATAGATTCCAATATATTCTGAACCATCAAATACTTCTTCAAACACTTTTCCCTGGTCATTTTCCCAAGAATATTTAGCTTTAGTTTCTAAAATAAATGGAATATAATTTTTTAACCCCCATTGTAATATACGTGATGCATTTTTATTCCCCCAAATTGGGTGTATAGAATTTTTAACTTCTTTTTGATTTTCTGATTCAAGAGTTTTATTTTGAAAAGGAATATCCAAATATTGGTTACTTTCTGTATCGAAAGCTGGGTGTGTAATCATAGCACATTCTAAAAACTTAGGCTTGGAAGAGCCACCTAATACAACAACACCTACTTTAATCCATCTACCTTCTATTAATTGTTCTATCACATGTAAATACCTTGGGTCACCATTTTTAAACCTTGCGAGACTTCTGTCAAATTGTGCTTTAACCTGCTCAGCACTTCTTGTTTTACCATCTCTAAAATATTTACAAACAGATTCCGATGCATGTAAATCATACCAGAAATCTCGATCTTCTTCTTTTATTGGTCTGGTTTTTAAATTTTCTGATATATACTCTAACCCAAAATCTTTTTCTGAGTACATAGATACTGCAACGCAAAAGCTTAAGAAGTATATA comes from the Francisella persica ATCC VR-331 genome and includes:
- a CDS encoding GNAT family N-acetyltransferase — translated: MYSEKDFGLEYISENLKTRPIKEEDRDFWYDLHASESVCKYFRDGKTRSAEQVKAQFDRSLARFKNGDPRYLHVIEQLIEGRWIKVGVVVLGGSSKPKFLECAMITHPAFDTESNQYLDIPFQNKTLESENQKEVKNSIHPIWGNKNASRILQWGLKNYIPFILETKAKYSWENDQGKVFEEVFDGSEYIGIYATATNPASMKVLTNYGFTEKGKSECNWGSKYIYEFLFKP